ctcttcccacacatggagcaagtgaacggtctctctccagtgtgaattctCTGGTGTATCGCCAAGTTGGAGGACtttgtgaatcccttcccacacacagagcagatgaatggcttctccccagtgtgagctcGCTGATGTTTAATAAGGCTGGATGAACACCTGAACCTTTTTCCACAGGAGCTGCAGGTGAATAGCTTCTGCTCAGTGTGAGCCTGCTGGTGGTTCTGGAGGCTGGATAACCGAGCAAATTCCTTCTCACAcaaggagcaggtgaacggcctctcctcagtgtgaattcgctggtgtgcaGTGAGGTTGGATGAAGATCTGAATCGCTTTCCACAGTAAGTGCAGATGAATggcttctcctcagtgtgaataagctggtgtgtcagcaggtgggatgacccagtgaaccccttcccacacacCGAGCAggcgaacggcctctccccactgtgaattcgctggtgtgcaGTGAGGTTGGAAGAAGatctgaatctctttccacagtAAGTGCAGATGAATggcttctcctcagtgtgaataagctggtgtgtcagcagatgggatgacCCAGTGAATCCCTTCCGACACACTGAACAGGTGAATGGCTTTTCCACAGCGTGAATGTGTTGGTGGTTTTTCAGCTGGGATGGATAATTGAATCCTTTACCGCAATCTTCACATTTCCATAGTTTCTCCTGTGTGCTGGCCCCAGTGTGACTGTGTTGATGAATTTCCAGAAGGGATGGATAATTGAATCCTTTACCACAGTCCcgacatttccatggtttctccatggtaCCAGGGtgcttgtgtctctccaggttggaCAATcagtgaagcctcatccacataCAACACTTCTACAGTTTCTCCtcactgtgaatggtgtgatgtttttcagactgtgtaactggttaaagttcTTTCCAGTCAGTTCACTGGAACGCTcacttgggtgtgtgtgtcggtgctttTCCAGCCACACtggtgtttgaaatcttttccaaTAGACTGAACAGAGGAACATTTCTCTTTCCACATTCAAAGGCCAACAATATTCAGAGTGAGTCATCCAAATTGTGatatgatgtttggtttgagtttcacatctgcaaatccttccttCTAATATTCTGTAAAGGGAGTTTACAAAAGTTATCAAAACAGACAATTGTAGTTTCTATGGAACATTTCTTCCTCTCTTGTTCCCCCAAAGCTGTAAATCCCCatcccacacgctctccctcctccctgggctGAAATCCAAACCCATCTCACCAGCTCTTTCCTCCAGTcccagttttctccctccctctcctctgcccgGGTTCAGTTCTCCAGCTCCTGTCTGCAGACTGACAATAAAATCAATGAGTCTTATTGGGGGTTTGGGGCCTCCAGCGGGTGTTTCTGAATCCTCCCCGCCcacctcccagggtttccttCCTTCCCACAGATCAGATTCCTCATTGGTTTGAGCCCAAAGTGTAACCTCTTATTtattgtcccccctcccccatcctctgaTGTGAACCATCCTCCACTCGCTGACCCAGGATGGCGGCCGTTAACCTGGGCCTGTTCCCGGGAGGGAGAAGCCCCGCAGCTGCAAACCAGGAGCTGACAATTATTCCTCAGGGTTTGCGGATCCACAAAGTGTTTCCAAATCTTCCCCGTCCAGCCGCCGGCTCCATCGCTCCCTCCCCCCGGGCCTGTCACCGCGGGGTAAACACGGGGCCTGGGGCCTACCCCAGAAGTTGATCCAGTTCCCAGTCCAGCCGCGGGTTCCATTCCTACCCTGTGCTCACAATCTCCTCCCGCCTCCCGAACCGTCCGCTCCTCCTCACTCAGTCACCATGACTGACACTGAGCATGCTCAGAGCGCACACCCACACTGCACCTGCGCACTGGACTCCGACAATCATTGATAGGAGACTTTCCGCAGCGCGGGGCATTCTGGATAAATAATCCGCCATTGAATTGGCAACACAAAATAGTATCCTTAGTAAATGCCTACCACAATATTTAGTCCAGAAATCTGAGGTTATTGTGATCAAAGCCCTTCAAACCGTCACTGATTGAATCAGGAACTATTGTGAAACCTCCTTGGGTTGGAACTCCTTCAGGGAAACCCATTTCtctggcaaaaaaaaacacaacaaggAAACCACTCACCCACCACTCCAAGCTCCGAATGATTTGGGATATTGCTGGTAAGTGTCCGGGGCAATTTGCTATTTGTAAGGTGAAGGTACATCAACAGCAGGAGTTAGTGAAGAAGGTAATAACCAGGCAGACTGACTCACTAGGAAAGCTCCTGGGATGTGCTTGGGATCCACCCAAAACTCCACCATTGGCACCAATATGACAGACTCCAGTTAaacctgattttaaaatttgtcAGGATCCTGATGTGACTATAGTCAAAGAGGCCATACACCATAGGAGACTTTACCTCATCCCTCACAGCAAGTAAGGACTCACTCATCTGACATGACGAAGTTTTTCTATTACATGGATGGCCCTAATTTGACTTGAGTCACACCTCAATGGCTCAGAAAAGGATTCATTTTGTTCATGGGTCAAATTGGGGACATGTTTCTCTTTTTCAAGTCATCTATATGTCACAATTACTTTTGGTGGCAGAGGATGCACTAGGGTGCACCAGGATGTCCATCATCACCTGAATCTGTGTCTCATCTGTGTCCAAATCAATCCAGATCTTCAAAATTTAAGGTTCCAATGGACACATCCCACCTCAATGATGTTCCTGGGAAGCATTGCAGATTGATTACACAGGTCCATTATGCACATAAAAGGAGGGGATTAGGATATCATGGTAATTATAGATATGTTTACTCGGTGGATTTAAGATTTCTTGGTATGTAATAATGATGCAATCACTACAGCCAATATCTCATGGGAATAGATCTTTACCAGATGGGGCTTTCTGAAAAGGATAGAGTGATATTGATTCTCATTTCACAGTAGAAGTAATGAAACAGGTCTGTCATCTTATGGGTGTGTAATACATTTCCACATCCTCTACCGCCCAACTTCCGGTGGGATGCTCAAGAGCTTTAATCACTCTGGATAAACAACACTGACAAAAGCTGTCATGGAGGAAGCCTATTCAACACCTCCAGGGAGAACAACCCCATCCGTTACATCATCTCCTAAATGGGAGATgaagtaatgttaaaaaaaacattgtgaAAAGAGGTAGGGCTAGGAGGCTATTTGGGGAGATCCATATGATGTTCAGGATAATTGGGAGAATAAAATCttatattatttaattggaaatGAGGAAGGGAAGCACAATATCCAAGTTAC
Above is a window of Carcharodon carcharias isolate sCarCar2 chromosome 27, sCarCar2.pri, whole genome shotgun sequence DNA encoding:
- the LOC121270575 gene encoding zinc finger protein 737-like, encoding MEKPWKCRDCGKGFNYPSLLEIHQHSHTGASTQEKLWKCEDCGKGFNYPSQLKNHQHIHAVEKPFTCSVCRKGFTGSSHLLTHQLIHTEEKPFICTYCGKRFRSSSNLTAHQRIHSGERPFACSVCGKGFTGSSHLLTHQLIHTEEKPFICTYCGKRFRSSSNLTAHQRIHTEERPFTCSLCEKEFARLSSLQNHQQAHTEQKLFTCSSCGKRFRCSSSLIKHQRAHTGEKPFICSVCGKGFTKSSNLAIHQRIHTGERPFTCSMCGKRFTQSQHLLRHQQIHK